In Wolinella succinogenes DSM 1740, a single genomic region encodes these proteins:
- the tsaD gene encoding tRNA (adenosine(37)-N6)-threonylcarbamoyltransferase complex transferase subunit TsaD, giving the protein MILSIESSCDDSSIAITRLEDRAILFHKKISQDSAHSPHGGVVPELASRLHAVALPKILEECAPFFPRLKAIAVTNEPGLSVTLLEGVMMAKALALALHLPLIAVNHLKGHLYSLFLEQESRFPLDVLLVSGGHTMVLHARSFGEIEIIGQSMDDSFGESFDKVAKMLSLGYPGGPIVESYAKEGDASRFPLPLPLAGKKEVAFSFSGLKNAVRLVIQSLQNPPNEQEKRDICASFQATAIAHLIQKCRLYLATSNAPYLAIVGGASANLALREEMERLGEHFGKKLLLAPLAYCSDNAAMIGRAALESYALGAFTSPLELTVRPRTPSLC; this is encoded by the coding sequence TTGATTTTAAGCATTGAAAGCAGTTGCGATGATAGCTCTATCGCGATCACACGCCTAGAGGATAGGGCGATTCTATTTCACAAGAAAATCTCTCAAGATTCCGCTCATAGTCCTCATGGCGGGGTGGTTCCAGAACTTGCGAGCCGCCTTCATGCCGTGGCGCTCCCTAAAATATTAGAGGAGTGCGCCCCCTTCTTCCCTCGCCTCAAGGCTATCGCCGTGACCAATGAGCCGGGTCTTAGCGTCACTCTTTTAGAGGGCGTGATGATGGCCAAAGCCCTTGCGCTTGCCCTCCATCTCCCCCTTATCGCAGTCAACCACCTCAAAGGCCACCTCTACTCGCTCTTTTTAGAGCAAGAATCACGATTCCCTTTGGATGTGCTGCTCGTCTCAGGGGGACACACCATGGTGCTTCATGCACGCTCTTTTGGCGAGATTGAGATCATCGGGCAGAGTATGGATGATAGCTTTGGCGAAAGTTTTGATAAAGTCGCCAAAATGCTCTCTCTAGGCTATCCCGGAGGCCCGATCGTGGAATCTTACGCCAAAGAGGGGGACGCTTCGCGATTCCCTTTGCCCCTTCCTCTTGCGGGTAAAAAAGAGGTCGCCTTTAGCTTCTCTGGACTCAAAAACGCTGTGCGTCTAGTCATACAATCCCTGCAAAATCCTCCAAATGAACAAGAAAAACGCGATATATGCGCCTCTTTTCAAGCCACTGCAATCGCCCATCTAATCCAAAAATGCCGCCTCTATCTCGCCACCTCCAATGCCCCTTATTTGGCTATCGTGGGGGGAGCGAGCGCGAATCTGGCTCTCCGAGAGGAGATGGAACGGCTTGGTGAGCATTTTGGCAAAAAACTCCTTCTCGCCCCTTTGGCCTACTGCTCCGATAATGCCGCGATGATTGGACGCGCCGCCCTTGAATCCTACGCCCTAGGAGCCTTCACTTCCCCCCTAGAGCTCACCGTGCGCCCTCGCACCCCAAGCCTTTGTTAA
- a CDS encoding uroporphyrinogen-III synthase, translating into MPKIYFIGSKPCEGLESLIVSSIIHLSPPLSLEGIDALILTSKNALIALDQITPEWKKIPAWVIGEACEGEVKKQGGIVAFVSSDGHGKGFFEEIKEPLRGKRVFYARAKHILSGVGEKLQKEGIEVQEAILYENRPILLEASLKPPKGSILIFTAPSAYDHFLMSFDWEESYEAIAIGKTTLAAFKEGVRAHLAPRVSLEACVQKAKELANRA; encoded by the coding sequence ATGCCAAAGATCTATTTCATCGGCTCCAAGCCCTGTGAGGGCTTGGAGAGTCTCATCGTCTCTTCCATTATTCATCTCTCACCCCCCCTCTCCCTAGAGGGGATTGACGCTCTCATCCTCACCTCCAAAAACGCTCTCATTGCCCTTGATCAGATCACGCCTGAGTGGAAGAAAATCCCTGCATGGGTGATTGGTGAGGCTTGTGAGGGCGAAGTGAAGAAACAAGGGGGAATCGTCGCCTTTGTCTCTAGCGATGGACATGGCAAGGGATTCTTTGAGGAGATTAAAGAGCCACTTAGAGGGAAGAGAGTCTTTTACGCAAGAGCCAAACATATTCTCTCTGGAGTGGGTGAAAAACTCCAAAAAGAGGGAATAGAGGTGCAGGAGGCGATTCTTTATGAGAATCGTCCGATTCTTCTTGAAGCCTCCCTAAAGCCTCCTAAGGGCTCGATTCTTATCTTTACAGCCCCTTCGGCTTATGACCATTTCTTGATGAGTTTTGATTGGGAGGAGAGCTATGAGGCCATAGCCATTGGGAAAACCACGCTTGCGGCGTTTAAAGAGGGGGTGAGGGCGCATCTAGCCCCAAGGGTGAGCCTTGAGGCGTGCGTCCAAAAAGCCAAAGAGTTAGCCAATCGCGCCTAG
- a CDS encoding agmatine deiminase family protein — MRRMPAEWERQSAVLMAMPHEESDWYPYLEEARENFIQIIEEITKRERCLLLVDDWKLYEERLGHLSNLIPLELLTNDTWARDFGPIGIEENGKKRLLDFGFNGWGLKFASFLDNQANRALARKGIYQVPLETKNLILEGGSIESNGAGLILTNTQCLLEANRNPEYSKEKIESILTQELGAKKVLWCHHGYLAGDDTDSHIDTLARFVGENRIVYLKCEDESDEHYKELKQMEEELKELRGVDGEPLELIPLPFTKAIYYDGERLPASYANFLFVNGAVLLPIYGDEKDQEAIRTMKRACPNHEIVPIDCRVLIRQHGSLHCVSMQLVEGMV, encoded by the coding sequence ATGAGACGAATGCCAGCGGAGTGGGAGCGACAGAGTGCGGTGCTGATGGCGATGCCACACGAAGAGAGCGATTGGTATCCCTACCTAGAGGAGGCGCGAGAGAATTTCATCCAAATCATTGAGGAGATCACAAAGCGTGAGCGATGTCTTCTGCTGGTGGACGACTGGAAGCTCTATGAGGAGCGCCTAGGTCACCTCTCTAATCTCATCCCGCTGGAGTTGCTCACCAATGACACTTGGGCACGCGACTTTGGACCCATTGGAATCGAGGAGAATGGAAAGAAGCGACTGCTCGATTTTGGATTTAATGGATGGGGGCTGAAATTTGCCTCTTTTTTGGATAATCAAGCGAATCGAGCTCTCGCTAGAAAGGGAATCTACCAAGTGCCCCTAGAGACAAAGAATCTCATTTTAGAGGGGGGAAGCATCGAGAGCAATGGCGCGGGTCTCATTCTCACCAACACGCAGTGCCTCCTTGAGGCCAATCGTAACCCCGAATATTCCAAAGAGAAGATCGAATCCATCCTCACCCAAGAATTAGGGGCGAAGAAGGTGCTTTGGTGTCACCATGGCTATCTAGCAGGCGATGACACCGATTCGCATATCGACACATTGGCGCGCTTTGTCGGGGAGAATCGCATCGTCTATCTCAAGTGTGAAGATGAGAGCGATGAGCACTACAAGGAGTTAAAGCAGATGGAGGAGGAGCTAAAGGAGCTAAGAGGAGTTGATGGTGAGCCATTAGAGCTCATCCCTCTGCCTTTCACCAAGGCGATCTATTATGATGGGGAGCGCTTGCCCGCTAGCTATGCCAACTTCCTCTTTGTCAATGGAGCGGTGCTGTTGCCTATCTATGGAGATGAGAAAGACCAAGAGGCGATTAGGACGATGAAGCGCGCTTGTCCTAATCATGAGATTGTGCCCATAGACTGTCGTGTGCTTATTCGCCAGCACGGAAGCCTCCACTGCGTGAGTATGCAGCTGGTCGAGGGGATGGTGTGA
- a CDS encoding CNNM domain-containing protein, producing the protein MSLLMLYLTISVSLSFVCSVLEAVILSVTPSFVETFSRQNQAAGKILKYLKENIDASVGSILVLNTFAHTMGAAGVGAEAEKIFGAQWQTLIAVGLTLIILYLSEILPKTIGAVYWRRLLVPSVYTIYFFTKVTVPFLFISKGITKIFKKQPPHAMSREEIIVMAEMGERSGTLQSQESDLIENLLELKNYRARDILTPRSVVFALDAEIKVKDAIEQDGLYMHSRIPIYEGSLDNVIGMVMSQTILEESIEGHHEMSVRELMKPMFAVSENLPVLRLIDVFVKRKEHLFLVRDGYGQTAGVVSLEDAIETLLGVEILDEMDEVADMQQFAKERARIQKNHADKQSKISREDEKKRDEDEKDQKTE; encoded by the coding sequence ATGTCACTCTTGATGCTCTATTTGACGATTTCCGTCTCTCTCTCCTTTGTTTGTTCTGTTTTGGAAGCAGTCATTCTCTCGGTCACCCCCTCTTTTGTTGAGACCTTTTCGAGGCAAAATCAAGCCGCGGGCAAGATTCTCAAATACCTCAAGGAGAATATCGACGCCTCGGTAGGCTCGATTCTTGTACTCAATACATTTGCGCACACCATGGGCGCAGCGGGTGTGGGGGCTGAGGCAGAGAAGATTTTTGGGGCGCAGTGGCAGACGCTCATTGCGGTGGGATTGACACTAATCATCCTCTACCTATCAGAGATTCTTCCTAAAACCATCGGAGCGGTTTACTGGAGGAGGCTTTTGGTGCCTTCGGTCTATACCATCTACTTTTTCACCAAAGTGACTGTGCCTTTTTTGTTCATCTCCAAGGGAATCACCAAGATTTTCAAAAAACAGCCCCCCCATGCCATGAGTCGTGAGGAGATCATCGTGATGGCGGAGATGGGAGAGCGGAGTGGAACCCTCCAAAGTCAAGAAAGCGATCTGATTGAGAATCTTTTGGAGCTCAAAAATTATCGTGCACGCGATATTCTCACGCCAAGAAGCGTGGTTTTTGCGCTAGATGCAGAGATCAAGGTCAAGGATGCGATTGAGCAAGATGGCCTCTATATGCACTCTAGGATTCCTATTTATGAGGGGAGTTTGGATAATGTCATTGGGATGGTGATGAGTCAAACCATCTTAGAGGAGAGTATCGAAGGGCATCATGAGATGAGCGTGCGAGAGCTGATGAAGCCGATGTTTGCCGTCTCAGAGAATCTCCCTGTTTTGCGCCTCATTGATGTTTTTGTCAAGCGCAAAGAACACCTCTTTTTAGTGAGGGATGGCTATGGACAGACCGCGGGTGTGGTGAGCCTAGAAGATGCCATCGAGACTCTTTTGGGTGTAGAGATTCTAGATGAGATGGATGAGGTGGCGGATATGCAGCAGTTTGCTAAAGAGCGAGCGCGAATCCAGAAAAACCACGCCGATAAACAGAGTAAAATATCAAGAGAAGATGAGAAAAAGCGAGACGAAGATGAGAAAGATCAAAAGACTGAATAG
- a CDS encoding peptidase E: protein MKKLFLASSFQDVAKIFEDFESNLLGKRVTFIPTASLVEKVVFYVEAGKKALEKMGLLVDVLEVSMAHEKEIKSKIESNDFIYITGGNTFFLLQELQRTGADKIIAKEVNAGKLYIGESAGAMVVSKNIEYAKKMDSVKKAPDLKGFDALDLVEFYPVPHFGTAPFKKVTQSMVDAYSGTLNLLPINNQQAISVCGSEVKILQN from the coding sequence ATGAAAAAGCTATTTTTGGCATCATCTTTTCAAGACGTTGCAAAGATTTTTGAAGACTTCGAATCCAATTTGTTGGGCAAAAGGGTAACTTTTATTCCTACGGCGAGCCTTGTTGAGAAAGTCGTATTTTATGTAGAAGCGGGAAAAAAGGCTCTTGAAAAGATGGGGCTTTTGGTTGATGTGCTTGAAGTGTCTATGGCACACGAAAAGGAAATTAAAAGCAAAATAGAGAGCAATGATTTTATCTATATAACTGGAGGGAATACCTTTTTTCTTTTGCAAGAGCTACAGCGAACAGGGGCCGATAAGATTATTGCAAAAGAGGTCAATGCGGGCAAGTTGTATATTGGCGAATCGGCTGGAGCTATGGTGGTATCAAAAAACATAGAATATGCGAAAAAGATGGATAGCGTGAAAAAAGCTCCTGATTTAAAGGGGTTTGATGCTTTGGATTTGGTTGAATTTTACCCAGTTCCTCATTTTGGGACCGCCCCCTTTAAAAAAGTTACTCAATCCATGGTGGATGCCTATTCGGGCACGCTCAATTTGCTTCCCATCAATAATCAACAAGCAATTTCTGTTTGCGGTAGTGAGGTAAAAATTTTACAAAACTAG
- the tpx gene encoding thiol peroxidase, translating to MANTKLKGHPVQLGGTELNLGDLAPKIALVAKDLSEKSVGGASGKYQIINVVPSLDTGVCATQTRKFNEKAAALPEVEVFVVSMDLPFAQGRFCATEGIENLTVLSDFRSKSFAQSYGMLLADGPLAGVTARAVFVVDPAGKIIYKELVPEITEEPNYELALGAIG from the coding sequence ATGGCAAACACCAAGCTAAAAGGCCATCCCGTCCAACTTGGGGGCACCGAGCTAAACCTCGGCGATCTAGCCCCAAAGATCGCACTCGTAGCTAAAGATTTGAGCGAGAAGAGCGTAGGGGGAGCGAGCGGGAAATATCAGATCATCAATGTCGTTCCTTCGCTTGACACGGGCGTATGTGCGACCCAGACAAGAAAATTCAATGAGAAAGCCGCCGCTTTGCCAGAGGTTGAGGTCTTTGTCGTCTCCATGGATTTGCCTTTTGCCCAAGGGCGATTCTGCGCCACTGAGGGAATCGAAAATCTCACCGTCTTGAGTGACTTTAGAAGCAAAAGCTTTGCCCAAAGCTATGGTATGCTGCTAGCCGATGGTCCCTTGGCGGGCGTGACGGCTAGAGCGGTTTTTGTGGTCGATCCAGCAGGGAAAATCATCTACAAAGAGTTGGTTCCTGAGATCACCGAAGAGCCCAATTACGAGCTAGCCCTAGGCGCGATTGGCTAA
- a CDS encoding flagellar basal body P-ring protein FlgI codes for MSKAIKILLPLLLFSLSLQAERIKDIANIVGVRDNQLIGYGLVVGLNGTGDKTTSKFTMQSIANMLESVNVKIDADDIKSKNVAAVMVTAKLPPFSRQGDKVDVLVSSIGDAKSLEGGTLILTPLTGVDGRIYATSQGAISIGGKNERGGGVNHPLAGMLYGGAIIEREIPLDLYSKTGATLSLKSSNFQNAARVQESLNQNFGTQVAIAIDPRTIKLQRPESMSMVEFLARVEEVEIDYNRENKIVIDERTGTVVAGVGVKVGPVVVTHGEITIKITPEMSADNGAMDMGEGIKLSLNTNTLSTSGQTPTVSSVARALQRMGATPKDVISILEAIKRSGAISADLEIL; via the coding sequence ATGTCGAAAGCTATCAAGATTCTCCTCCCGCTTCTTTTGTTCTCTCTCTCGCTTCAGGCGGAGCGTATCAAGGATATTGCCAATATCGTGGGCGTGCGAGATAACCAACTCATCGGCTATGGTCTCGTGGTGGGGCTCAATGGCACGGGTGATAAGACCACCTCAAAATTCACTATGCAATCCATCGCCAACATGCTAGAGAGCGTGAATGTCAAAATTGATGCGGATGATATTAAGTCCAAGAATGTCGCTGCGGTGATGGTCACAGCCAAGCTCCCTCCCTTTTCTCGTCAAGGCGACAAGGTCGATGTGCTCGTCTCTTCAATCGGTGATGCCAAATCGCTTGAGGGCGGGACGCTTATCCTCACGCCTCTCACAGGGGTGGATGGGCGAATCTACGCCACCTCTCAGGGCGCGATTAGCATTGGAGGCAAAAATGAGAGAGGGGGCGGCGTGAATCACCCCCTCGCGGGGATGCTCTATGGCGGAGCAATCATTGAGCGCGAGATTCCTCTGGACCTCTACTCCAAGACAGGCGCAACTTTGAGCCTCAAAAGCTCTAATTTTCAAAATGCGGCAAGAGTCCAAGAGAGCCTCAATCAAAATTTTGGCACTCAAGTGGCTATCGCTATCGACCCCCGCACGATCAAGCTCCAGCGTCCTGAGAGCATGAGTATGGTGGAGTTTTTAGCGCGAGTGGAAGAGGTGGAGATCGACTACAATCGAGAGAATAAAATCGTTATCGATGAGCGCACGGGCACAGTCGTGGCGGGAGTGGGAGTGAAGGTCGGGCCCGTGGTGGTGACCCATGGGGAGATCACGATTAAGATCACGCCCGAGATGAGTGCGGACAATGGGGCTATGGATATGGGCGAGGGAATCAAGCTCAGTCTCAACACCAACACGCTTAGCACCAGCGGACAAACTCCTACCGTCTCAAGCGTGGCTAGGGCTTTACAGCGCATGGGCGCTACCCCCAAAGATGTCATCTCGATTCTAGAGGCAATCAAGCGTTCAGGTGCGATTAGCGCTGACTTAGAGATTTTGTAA
- the guaA gene encoding glutamine-hydrolyzing GMP synthase has translation MSIQLHDKVSLLILDFGSQYTQLIARRLREYGIYCEIVPYHEKLEAIKAREPKGIILSGGPASVYEEDAFLIDKAVFELGIPVLGICYGMQLMTHYFGGVVAKAEHHEYGKAEVIFDALEGSESKLFEGCHSGKVVWMSHGDKVEKLPEGFTRIAHSTNSPFAAIAHQEKPFYAVQFHPEVVHSEEGALYLKNFALGICGCENDWNMHNFAEEQIKKIQERVKSGKVLCAVSGGVDSSVVAALLYRAIGEKLIPVFVDHGLLRAGEREAVEKMFKENLHVPLITVDASEIFLGKLKGVSDPETKRKIIGETFIEVFDVEAKKHDGIQYLAQGTLYPDVIESVSVKGPSKTIKSHHNVGGLPDWMTFELIEPLRELFKDEVRALGAELGMPREMLMRHPFPGPGLAIRIMGEVNFEDLELLRKADVIMLDELKKSGFYDKTWQAFTVLLNVRSVGVMGDNRTYDNTVCVRVVEAIDGMTATFAHLPHELLERMSTRIINEVDGINRVVYDISSKPPATIEWE, from the coding sequence ATGAGTATTCAACTACACGATAAGGTTTCGCTACTGATTTTGGACTTTGGGAGCCAATACACTCAGCTCATCGCAAGGCGACTAAGGGAGTATGGAATCTACTGCGAAATCGTCCCCTACCACGAGAAGCTAGAGGCGATTAAAGCACGCGAACCCAAGGGAATCATCCTCAGCGGGGGACCAGCGAGCGTCTATGAAGAGGATGCTTTCTTGATTGATAAGGCGGTTTTTGAGCTTGGAATTCCTGTTCTTGGAATCTGCTATGGAATGCAGCTCATGACCCACTACTTTGGCGGTGTGGTGGCCAAGGCGGAGCATCATGAATATGGCAAGGCTGAGGTGATTTTTGATGCCCTTGAGGGGAGTGAGTCGAAGCTTTTTGAAGGGTGCCATAGCGGCAAAGTGGTCTGGATGAGCCATGGCGACAAGGTGGAGAAATTGCCTGAAGGATTCACAAGAATCGCCCACTCCACGAACTCTCCCTTTGCGGCGATTGCCCACCAAGAGAAGCCTTTTTATGCGGTGCAGTTTCACCCCGAGGTCGTCCACTCTGAAGAGGGAGCGCTCTATCTTAAAAATTTCGCTCTAGGAATCTGTGGCTGCGAAAATGATTGGAATATGCATAACTTCGCCGAGGAGCAGATCAAAAAGATTCAAGAGCGCGTCAAGTCGGGCAAAGTGCTCTGCGCCGTCTCGGGTGGGGTTGATTCAAGCGTAGTGGCTGCGCTTTTATATCGCGCGATTGGGGAGAAGCTGATTCCTGTTTTTGTCGATCATGGGCTTTTGAGGGCAGGTGAGCGCGAGGCGGTCGAGAAGATGTTCAAAGAGAATCTCCATGTTCCTCTGATCACGGTGGATGCAAGCGAGATTTTCCTTGGCAAGCTCAAAGGGGTGAGCGATCCAGAGACGAAGCGTAAAATCATCGGCGAGACCTTCATTGAGGTGTTTGATGTGGAGGCGAAAAAGCATGATGGCATCCAATATCTTGCTCAAGGCACGCTCTATCCTGATGTGATCGAATCGGTCTCCGTCAAGGGCCCCAGCAAGACGATTAAGTCCCACCACAATGTTGGCGGACTGCCTGATTGGATGACCTTTGAGCTGATTGAGCCCCTAAGAGAGCTCTTCAAGGATGAGGTGAGGGCGCTTGGAGCGGAGCTTGGGATGCCAAGAGAGATGCTCATGCGCCATCCTTTCCCCGGACCGGGGTTAGCTATCCGTATCATGGGCGAGGTCAACTTTGAAGATTTGGAGCTTTTGAGAAAAGCAGATGTGATCATGCTTGATGAGCTCAAAAAGAGTGGCTTTTATGACAAAACTTGGCAGGCGTTCACCGTGCTTCTGAATGTGCGAAGCGTAGGCGTGATGGGCGATAACCGCACCTATGACAACACGGTCTGCGTTCGCGTGGTCGAGGCGATTGATGGGATGACTGCGACTTTTGCGCATCTGCCCCATGAGCTTTTAGAGAGAATGTCCACACGAATCATCAACGAAGTGGATGGAATCAACCGCGTGGTCTATGATATCAGCTCCAAGCCGCCTGCCACGATTGAGTGGGAGTGA
- a CDS encoding sensor histidine kinase → MITQELLDSLSSSDKQALMEGLKELIDQSYKVEKEFVELKGLFEGVLELLPNALWVLDEEGGLVYQNSESLKIKNLLEFILERQSGGEMELEGNHYLVQINQKMGKKIISATDITDEKRKERLISMGQVAAHLAHEIRNPIGSVTLLSSTLLKRVDTATKPIVLEIKKATWRVERIIKATLLFSRGLQLSKASFALERLKEEIELSMSYYPYSKNIDFSFEIPPEAMMEADFDLIGIVLQNFVFNAIDAIEEVEEGEEGRIELLYREEEEFGIFEIYDDGKPIENKNILFEPFKTTKIKGNGLGLALSLRIIEAHEGSVRLIEGEKKGFEIRIRK, encoded by the coding sequence ATGATCACACAAGAGCTCCTTGATTCTCTTAGCAGCAGCGACAAGCAAGCCCTTATGGAGGGACTAAAGGAGCTAATCGATCAATCCTATAAAGTGGAAAAAGAGTTTGTTGAGCTCAAAGGACTTTTTGAAGGAGTCTTGGAGTTGCTTCCCAATGCGCTTTGGGTGTTGGATGAAGAGGGGGGATTGGTCTATCAAAACAGCGAATCGCTCAAAATCAAGAATCTCTTAGAGTTTATTTTGGAGCGACAAAGCGGCGGCGAGATGGAACTGGAGGGAAATCATTATCTTGTGCAGATCAATCAAAAAATGGGCAAGAAAATCATCTCTGCCACCGACATCACCGATGAGAAGCGCAAAGAACGCCTCATCTCTATGGGGCAGGTGGCGGCGCATTTGGCGCATGAGATTCGAAATCCCATCGGCTCGGTGACACTTCTTAGCTCCACGCTTCTAAAGCGCGTCGATACTGCCACTAAGCCCATCGTCTTAGAGATAAAAAAGGCAACATGGCGCGTGGAACGCATTATCAAAGCGACATTGTTATTCTCGCGCGGACTCCAACTGAGCAAGGCCTCTTTCGCGCTAGAGCGCCTCAAAGAGGAGATCGAGCTCTCCATGAGCTACTACCCCTATAGTAAAAATATTGATTTTTCTTTTGAGATTCCGCCAGAGGCGATGATGGAGGCGGATTTTGATCTCATAGGAATTGTGCTTCAAAACTTCGTCTTTAACGCCATTGATGCGATCGAAGAGGTGGAAGAGGGCGAAGAGGGGAGAATCGAGCTTCTCTACCGAGAAGAGGAAGAGTTTGGAATCTTTGAGATCTATGACGATGGCAAACCTATCGAGAATAAAAATATCCTTTTTGAGCCTTTCAAAACCACAAAGATCAAAGGTAATGGCTTAGGGCTTGCGCTCTCTTTGCGAATCATCGAGGCGCACGAGGGAAGTGTGAGACTCATAGAGGGAGAAAAAAAGGGATTTGAAATTAGAATAAGAAAATAA
- the hisD gene encoding histidinol dehydrogenase — MRKIKRLNSSLAEFRREFDELLLRGNVDMDTVIPVVSGLIKEIRTQGDAALLAHVAKFDRWNPKSAMELKIDPSLMKRAYEGLEASLREALHSAYNRIHSFHSKQKPQSWLDFEENGTILGQKVTPMDRAGLYIPGGKAAYPSSLLMNAIPAIVAGVKEIVVCTPTPENEPNELLLAACHLCGIKEVYKVGGASAIAAMAYGTESLGRVDVITGPGNIYVATAKKLVFGQVNIDMVAGPSEIGILADESAKAPWVALDLLSQAEHDEMASSILVTPSVELADAVDVEVERALERLDRKEISSKSIYTRGAIIIAKDMNEAVSLMNEIAPEHLEVLVENPFGWLPEIRHAGAIFLGENTPEPIGDYIAGPNHTLPTGGTARFYSPLSTEHFMKKSSILSFSERGIRELGHHCAKLAQTEGLDAHKESVLARLV; from the coding sequence ATGAGAAAGATCAAAAGACTGAATAGCTCCTTGGCGGAGTTTCGGCGAGAGTTTGATGAGCTCCTTTTGAGGGGCAATGTAGACATGGATACAGTGATTCCTGTGGTTTCGGGATTGATTAAAGAGATACGCACGCAAGGAGATGCGGCTTTGCTAGCCCATGTGGCGAAGTTTGACCGATGGAATCCTAAAAGTGCTATGGAACTTAAAATCGATCCAAGCCTCATGAAGAGGGCTTACGAGGGGCTTGAAGCCTCTTTGAGGGAGGCATTGCACTCTGCGTATAATCGTATCCACTCTTTTCACTCCAAGCAAAAACCTCAATCTTGGCTTGATTTTGAGGAGAATGGAACGATTCTAGGTCAAAAGGTGACTCCGATGGATCGTGCGGGGCTCTACATCCCCGGAGGAAAAGCCGCCTATCCAAGCTCGCTTTTAATGAATGCGATTCCTGCAATTGTGGCGGGAGTCAAGGAGATCGTTGTCTGCACGCCCACGCCAGAGAATGAGCCCAATGAGCTTCTTTTAGCGGCTTGTCACCTTTGTGGAATCAAAGAGGTCTATAAAGTGGGTGGAGCGAGCGCGATTGCGGCGATGGCCTATGGGACGGAGAGCCTAGGACGCGTCGATGTGATCACGGGGCCGGGTAATATCTATGTTGCCACTGCCAAGAAGCTCGTTTTTGGGCAGGTCAATATTGACATGGTCGCAGGGCCCAGCGAGATTGGAATCTTGGCTGATGAGAGCGCCAAAGCTCCTTGGGTCGCCCTAGATCTGCTCTCTCAGGCTGAGCATGATGAGATGGCAAGCTCTATTTTGGTGACGCCAAGTGTTGAGCTCGCCGATGCGGTAGATGTTGAGGTGGAGCGTGCCTTGGAGCGGCTGGATCGCAAGGAGATATCTTCCAAGTCGATCTACACACGCGGAGCGATCATTATCGCCAAAGACATGAATGAGGCGGTGAGTCTCATGAATGAGATTGCCCCTGAGCACTTAGAGGTTTTGGTGGAGAATCCCTTTGGATGGCTACCTGAGATTCGTCACGCGGGGGCTATCTTCTTGGGTGAGAACACGCCTGAGCCCATCGGAGACTATATCGCTGGCCCTAATCACACGCTCCCCACGGGCGGAACGGCGCGATTTTATTCCCCTCTCTCTACGGAGCACTTTATGAAGAAGAGCTCGATTCTCTCCTTTTCTGAGCGAGGAATCAGAGAATTAGGACACCACTGTGCCAAATTGGCTCAGACTGAGGGGCTGGACGCTCACAAAGAATCAGTTCTAGCGCGCCTTGTTTAG
- a CDS encoding Dps family protein, protein MKDVIALLKSLQADSTVLFMKLHNFHWNVKGMDFHPVHGATEEMYDQFADLLDDLAERVLQLGDKPFVTLKAVLANARIKEEEATSFTSKVIVEAVLKDYEFLAGEFKKLSKLADEAGDKVTAALADDKVAAFEKSIWMLKAQLG, encoded by the coding sequence ATGAAAGATGTAATCGCACTACTTAAATCTCTTCAGGCGGACAGCACAGTTCTTTTCATGAAGTTGCATAACTTCCACTGGAATGTCAAAGGCATGGATTTCCATCCTGTGCATGGGGCAACAGAAGAGATGTATGATCAGTTCGCCGATTTGCTTGATGATCTAGCTGAGCGCGTATTGCAGCTCGGAGATAAGCCTTTTGTTACGCTCAAGGCGGTTTTGGCTAACGCTAGAATCAAAGAAGAGGAAGCCACTTCTTTCACCTCCAAAGTGATTGTTGAGGCGGTCTTGAAAGATTATGAGTTTCTTGCGGGTGAGTTCAAAAAACTCTCCAAGCTAGCGGATGAGGCGGGAGATAAAGTCACAGCCGCTTTGGCGGATGATAAAGTCGCCGCGTTTGAAAAGAGCATCTGGATGCTCAAAGCTCAACTTGGATAG